The Candidatus Baltobacteraceae bacterium nucleotide sequence GGCTCGGCGCTCAAGGCGCTCCAGTCCGACGGCAAGCGCGGCAATCCGGCCACCGATCCGATCTTCAAGTTGATGGATACCGTCGACGAGTACATCCCGGATCCGGTTCGTCAGACCGACAAGCCCTTCTTGATGCCGATCGAAGACGTGTTCACGATCACCGGCCGCGGAACGGTCGGAACGGGTCGCGTCGAGCGCGGCCAGGTCAAGGTCGGCGAAGACGTCGAGATCGTCGGCTTGCAGGAAGTCGCGCGTAAGACCGTCGTGACCGGTATCGAAATGTTCCGCAAACTCCTCGACATCGGCATCGCCGGCGACAACGTCGGCGTGCTCCTGCGCGGCGTGGAACGTAACGACATCGAACGCGGCCAGGTTCTTGCGAAACCCGGCTCGATCAAGCCGCACAAGAAGTTCAAAGCCGAAGTGTACGTGCTGTCAAAAGAAGAAGGCGGCCGTCACACGCCGTTCTTCGGAAACTACCGTCCGCAGTTTTACTTCCGCACGACCGACGTGACCGGTACCATCAAGCTGCCCGAGGGCGTCGAGATGGTCATGCCGGGCGACAACATCGCAATCGATGTCGAGCTCATCACGCCGATCGCCTGTGAAGAAGGTCTGCGTTTCGCCATCCGCGAGGGCGGCCGAACCGTCGGCGCCGGCGTCGTGACGGCCGTTTCGGAGTAGCCCTGTCATCCTGAGCTTGTCGAAGGACGAGCTTGTCGAAGGACGAGCTTGTCGAAGGACGGCGGTAACATGAAGAACGTTTCTAACTTTAAGGATAACGAGAAGAGATAATGGCTAAGCAGAAGATTCGCATCCGCCTTAAGGCGTACGATCACAAAGTGTTGGATCAGTCGGCGGAGCGTATCGTTGAAACGGCGAAGCGCACGGGCGCGTTCGTCAGCGGACCGGTTCCGCTGCCGACCGAGATCAATCGCTTTTGTGTCAACCGTTCGCCGCACGTCGATAAGAAGTCGCGCGAGCATTTTGAGATGCGCACGCACAAACGGCTCATCGATATCCTTCAGGCCTCACCCAAGACGATGGACGCTCTCATGCACCTCGATCTCCCGGCCGGCGTGGACATCGAACTCAAGGCCTAATACGTCACCTCAAACGTTGAACGGACCGCGTGATGTTTTGCGCGGTCTTTTCTTTTGAGCGTGCGTCGGGTTCTCAATCTTCAGCGGCTCGGGAACGGCCGATCGTTCGGGCTCCCACGATCACCAGCCAAAGCGTAATCAAAAGTTCGCCAAAGTTCATTGGCGTGGTGATCGTGTGGACCAGCCCGGAGTATTGCGGCGTCAGGAAGGCGGAGAAGCAGACCATCAACCATGCGATGCCGTTGACGGCGAGCAGCGCGCCAAGCGTTCGTGGAAGAAACGTTGATTTGTAGACGAGGACCGCGAAAGGAAAGAGCCACAAGCCTGCAAAGAGCAAACTGGCGAGAACCTCGTAGTTGTGCAGCTTGAGGAAGAACATCGCCATTGCGTCGCGTTGCGCGCTCGGGAAAACGGACAGAAAGCCCGGGCCATTGCCCGCGAACATGAGAGCGGCAGCGTAGTTTAGCACATTTACGAAGTAAAGCGGGACTTGCATAAACGCGCCAAGGATCACCATCAGCTGTGCCTGCGTGCGATCCACATTGACGAGCAGCCGGTAGAGCGCAAGCACGGTAAACAGCCAAATGGTGCCTTCGAGGAGATCGCCGGTCATGCCGAGGCGGAAGAGAAACTCGTTCGAGACGATGGCATGCGCGCTCGCCGCCGCATCCCCGGGAATGAGAAATCTGCCCGGTATGTACTCCAAATCGACGTATCCGACGATGATCGAAGCAAGATAGAGAAATCCGGCGATCCTAGCGTCTCGATTGCGCATGCTTCACCTACGAGAAGGCAAGCGCTATGTTTCAGCCGGCGTTAGGAGCACGGCCGTAACCGGTCCGAATCCTGTGAAACCGGCGCCGCCGCTTACCCCTGGCGACGGCAAGACGCGCGGGTGAGAGGGACCAAGCGGCGAATGAGGCGTCATGCCGATTCCACTGCAGCACGTCCGCGAACGCACGTTCTCCGGGACGCGTCGCCGGATCTTTCAACTGCTCGTCGATATGGGGACGTCCAACGACGTCGTGTGGCCGTTTGCAGCCCAGCCGTTCATGCGCTCGCCCGGCCCGTTGGTTCCCGGCAAAACCGAGGAATGGCACAACGGTTTTCACGCCATCCTCGAAGAGGTCGTTCCGGAGGAGCGCATCGTTTGGCGCATTCAGAACGATGGGATCGACGGAACGCACGGATTCTTTTTGAGCGGGGATGGGAAGAAGACCGTTCTCCAGCAACGCATCGAGGGGACGCTTAGCGACACCGAAGGTCGCTTGATTTGGCGCCGGCTCGAGGACGCGAACGAACGCTCGATGGATGCACTCTTCGACAAAATCGCACGGGTACTGAAACGCTAATGCAACAACGTCACCTTGGAAAGAACGGCCCTGCGGTCAGCGCGATGGGCCTGGGCACCATGGGCATGTCCGAGTTTTACGGTTCCGGCGACGACGCCGAATCGATTCGCACGATCCATCGCGCGCTCGATCTCGGCATCACGTTTCTGGACACCGCCGATATGTACGGTCCGTTTATCAACGAAGAGTTGGTAGGGAAGGCGATCGCGGATCGGCGCGAACGCGTCTTTCTGGCCACGAAATTCGGCAACGTTCGGGACGCCGCCGACAAGAGTTTTCGCGGGATCGATGGCAGCCCCGCCTACGTGCGCGCGGCGTGCGACGCCTCGCTCAAGCGATTGAACGTCGATCATATCGATCTGTATTACCAGCACCGCGTCGACTCCAAGACGCCGATCGAGGAGACGGTCGGCGCCATGGCGGAGCTCGTAACCGCCGGCAAGGTGCGTTATCTCGGGCTCTCCGAAGCCGCGCCCGCCACGATTCGCAAGGCGCACGCGACCCACCCGATTACCGCGCTGCAGACCGAGTACTCCCTGTGGTCGCGCGACCCGGAGGACGCGCTGCTGTCGACGGTGCGCGAATTGGGCATCGGTTTCGTGGCGTACAGCCCGCTCGGGCGCGGTTTTCTGACCGGCCGCTTCAAGTCGCCCGCGGATTTCGCAGACGACGACTTTCGCAAGCATCATCCCCGTTTTGCGGGCGAGAACTTTGCGAAAAATCTGGATCTCGTGGAGCGCGTCGAACGGATCGCGCGCGCGAAAGGCGTGAGCGCATCGCAGCTCGCGCTCGCCTGGGTGCTCGCGCAAGGCAACGATATCGTGCCGATCCCCGGCACCAAGCGCGTGAAGTATCTCGAAGAAAATGCCGCCGCCGCAGGCATCCGGCTCGACGCGGACGACCTCGCACAGCTAGAGCGAGCGTTTCCGCGGGGCGTCGCCTCGGGAGATCGCTATGCAGACATGAGTCCCGTCAACCGATGACCGCAGCGACTTCCAAAAAGATCGCATCGCCCAACGCCGACGATTTCCTCAACATCGATGCCCTGCTCACCGACGAGGAACGCCTCGTTCGCGACACGGTCCGCGCCTTCGTGCGCAAGCGCATCCTGCCGAACATCGCGCAGTGGTTCGAGGAAGGCATCGTGCCGCGCGAGCTCGGCAAGGAGCTCGGCGATCTCGGATTGCTCGGCATGCACCTGCACGGGTACGGCTGCCCCGGAGCCAGCGCCGTTGCGTACGGTCTGGCGTGCATGGAACTCGAAGCGGGCGACAGCGGCATTCGCAGCTTCGCGTCGGTTCAGGGGTCGCTCGCGATGTTCGCGATCGCCCGCTGGGGAAGCGAGGCGCAAAAGCAGCAGTGGCTTCCGCGCATGGCGCGCGGCGAAGCGCTGGGGTGTTTCGGGTTGACCGAACCCGACTTCGGCAGCAGCCCCGGCGATATGCGCACGTTCGCGCGTCGCGACGGTGACGACTGGGTGCTCGACGGTACGAAGATGTGGATCACCAACGGCGGTATCGCCGACCTCGCGGTCGTGTGGGCACAAACCGACGACGGAATCCGCGGATTCATCGTTCCGACCGGCAGCAAAGGATTCGCGGCCAATCCGATCGAGCGAAAACTCTCGCTGCGCGCCTCGGTCACCTCGGAGCTCGTGATGCAGGACTGCCGCCTTCCGGGCGATGCGGTCTTTCCCGATGTTCGCGGATTACGCGGCCCGCTCGCGTGCTTGAACGAAGCGCGCTTCGGTATCGTGTGGGGCGCGATGGGCGCCGCGCGCGCGTGCTACGAGTCGGCGCTCGCGTACGCGAAGACGCGCGTACAGTTCGGCAAACCGATCGGCGCGTTTCAACTCACGCAAGAGAAATTGGTCGACATGCTGTTGGAGCTCAACAAGGGTACGCTGCTCGCGCTGCATCTCGGCCGCATGAAAGACGAGGGGCGCGCACACCCCGCGCACGTGAGCTTCGGCAAACTCAACAACGTTCGGGAAGCCCTTGCGATCGCGCGCGAAGCCCGCACGATCTTAGGCGCGAACGGCGTCACGCTGGAATATCCGGTCATTCGGCACGCGAACAATCTCGAGTCCGTTCTCACCTACGAGGGGACGAGCGAAGTGCACACGCTCATCCTCGGCCAGGCGATTACGGGTCTCAACGCGTTCGCGTAAACGATAAAGAGAGCGGTCGGCGATAAAGCGCAGCCAGCTCGCCGCGATCGTCGTTGCCGCCCTCGCGACGTTGTCGGCGGGTATTCTTACCGCGGCGCGCGCTCCCGCACCGCTCACGTTTGCCGTCTCGGCGGTCGCACTCGCGCTCTTAGCCGCGACCATCGGGTTCGCGGTCGAGCAATTGGGGCGACGCCTCTCCGCCGGTGTGACGGGTATCCTGCAGTCGGCGCTGGGCAATCTGCCCGAACTCTTCATCGGCATCTTTGCGTTACGGGCGGGATTGGTGACGGTCGTTCAGACCGCGCTCGTCGGATCGATCCTCGCGAATAGTTTGCTGGTCTTGGGACTAGCGCTCTTTGCGGGCGGAGTGCGCAACGGGCGCCAAAAGTTCGCCGCCGAGGAACCGCGCGCGATCGGCGTGCTGATCGTCATCGCGGTCGCGGCGCTGATCGTACCCACGCTCGCCGTGCGCCTGCATACGCCGGCGGGGGCGCACGCGGGCGCGTTGAGCGTCGCATCCGCGGTCATCTTGCTCGCGCTCTTTGCCGCGAGCGTGGTCTTTTCACTGCGCGCGGGTGCGGCGAACGAGTGCGAACACGATCGCGCCGAAACGTGGCCGGCGGCGCTGACCTTCGCGGCGCTGGGCGCGGCCAGCGTCGCCTCGGCATTCGTCTCGGACTGGTTCGTCGCCAGCCTTTCGCCGACGATTGCGACGCTGCACGTCAGCCAAGCGTTCACCGGTCTGGTTATCGTCGCCATCGCCGGCAACGCCGTCGAGAACGTCGTCGGCGTGACGATGGCGATCAAGAACAAAACCGACTATGCTGTGAGCATCATTCTCAACAGCTCGCTGCAGGTGGCCGTGGGTCTCATTCCCGTGCTCGTGCTGCTGAGTTTCGTGCTCGGCGGACCCCACCTTACGCTGGTTATGCCCGCACTGCTCGTCGTCGCCGTCGGCCTGGCCGCCGTGGTGGGACTCTGTGTGGTTTTCGACGGTGAGTCCAATTGGCTCGAGGGTGCGGCTCTCGTGGGCCTCTACGGCATTATTGCGGCCGCATTCTGGTGGGGCTAAAAAAAAAGAGGTCGGCTCGCCGAATCGGCGTGATGCTTTTGTACCTGCGAGGGAACGCCCGCTTTGCCTATGATATGAGGACCTATGATTGGCTCCGTGCGCACGAAACTTGGCGACTTTACGACCAACCCGCGACGCCTGTGGATCATCTCGCTCTTCGCGGTGGTGATCGGCGTGGCGGCCGCTTGCGTCGCTAAAATCCTGTTGCTGCTGATCGGTCTGATCACGCACGTCGCTTATCTCGGGCAAGTTCGCGGCGGATTGATTCCGCCCGATCCGCGCCATTTCGGCTTGCTTTCGATTTTGATTCCGGTCGCCGGCGGCGTGCTGGTCGGCTTTATCGCGCGTTACGGCAGCGACAAGATCCGCGGGCACGGAATCCCCGAAGCCATTCAGTCGATTCTCGATAAAGACAGCGTCATCCAAGCACGCGTCGCGTTTTGGAAACCGCTTGCCTCGGCGCTGACGATCGGCACCGGCGCACCGTTCGGCGCTGAGGGGCCGATCATTATGACCGGCGGCGCTTTGGGGTCGCTTTTCGCACAGTTCCTGCGGCTGTCATCGCTCGAACGGCGTACGCTGCTCGTCGCCGGCGCGGCCGGCGGTATGGCCGCGACTTTCGGCGCCCCGGTGGCGTCGGTGCTGATCGCCGTGGAACTCTTGCTCTTCGAGTGGCGGCCGCGCAGTTTCATTCCGGTCGCCGTCGCGGCGTTCGTCGCCGAGGCGATGCGCGTGGTGCTCATCGGTCCCAATCCGCCGTTTCTCGTCGCGCACGCACATTCACTCGGCGTCAACGCGTTCGGATGGGCGCTGCTCGTGGGCATCGCCGGCGGCGTCGTCTCATTGCTGATGACCAAGCTCGTCTATTGGACCGAAGATGCCTACGAGAAATTGCCGGTGCATTGGATGTGGTGGCCGGCGATTGGCGGACTCGTGGTGGGTATCGGCGGATGGATCGTGCCGCAAGCCCTCGGCG carries:
- a CDS encoding EF-Tu/IF-2/RF-3 family GTPase; translation: GSALKALQSDGKRGNPATDPIFKLMDTVDEYIPDPVRQTDKPFLMPIEDVFTITGRGTVGTGRVERGQVKVGEDVEIVGLQEVARKTVVTGIEMFRKLLDIGIAGDNVGVLLRGVERNDIERGQVLAKPGSIKPHKKFKAEVYVLSKEEGGRHTPFFGNYRPQFYFRTTDVTGTIKLPEGVEMVMPGDNIAIDVELITPIACEEGLRFAIREGGRTVGAGVVTAVSE
- the rpsJ gene encoding 30S ribosomal protein S10 — encoded protein: MAKQKIRIRLKAYDHKVLDQSAERIVETAKRTGAFVSGPVPLPTEINRFCVNRSPHVDKKSREHFEMRTHKRLIDILQASPKTMDALMHLDLPAGVDIELKA
- a CDS encoding DUF4386 domain-containing protein, coding for MRNRDARIAGFLYLASIIVGYVDLEYIPGRFLIPGDAAASAHAIVSNEFLFRLGMTGDLLEGTIWLFTVLALYRLLVNVDRTQAQLMVILGAFMQVPLYFVNVLNYAAALMFAGNGPGFLSVFPSAQRDAMAMFFLKLHNYEVLASLLFAGLWLFPFAVLVYKSTFLPRTLGALLAVNGIAWLMVCFSAFLTPQYSGLVHTITTPMNFGELLITLWLVIVGARTIGRSRAAED
- a CDS encoding aldo/keto reductase, producing MQQRHLGKNGPAVSAMGLGTMGMSEFYGSGDDAESIRTIHRALDLGITFLDTADMYGPFINEELVGKAIADRRERVFLATKFGNVRDAADKSFRGIDGSPAYVRAACDASLKRLNVDHIDLYYQHRVDSKTPIEETVGAMAELVTAGKVRYLGLSEAAPATIRKAHATHPITALQTEYSLWSRDPEDALLSTVRELGIGFVAYSPLGRGFLTGRFKSPADFADDDFRKHHPRFAGENFAKNLDLVERVERIARAKGVSASQLALAWVLAQGNDIVPIPGTKRVKYLEENAAAAGIRLDADDLAQLERAFPRGVASGDRYADMSPVNR
- a CDS encoding acyl-CoA dehydrogenase family protein, which codes for MTAATSKKIASPNADDFLNIDALLTDEERLVRDTVRAFVRKRILPNIAQWFEEGIVPRELGKELGDLGLLGMHLHGYGCPGASAVAYGLACMELEAGDSGIRSFASVQGSLAMFAIARWGSEAQKQQWLPRMARGEALGCFGLTEPDFGSSPGDMRTFARRDGDDWVLDGTKMWITNGGIADLAVVWAQTDDGIRGFIVPTGSKGFAANPIERKLSLRASVTSELVMQDCRLPGDAVFPDVRGLRGPLACLNEARFGIVWGAMGAARACYESALAYAKTRVQFGKPIGAFQLTQEKLVDMLLELNKGTLLALHLGRMKDEGRAHPAHVSFGKLNNVREALAIAREARTILGANGVTLEYPVIRHANNLESVLTYEGTSEVHTLILGQAITGLNAFA